The genomic interval GGTCCGTGCGCCGCCAACCGGCCGCGCCAGGGGCCGGGGGCGCCACCCACCCCAGCCCCACCCACCAGGGTCCGTGCGCCGCGAAGCGGCCGCGCCGGGGGACGGGGGCGCCACCCACCCCAGCCCCCACCCACCGGGGGTCCGTGCGCCGCGGAGCGGCTGCGCCGGGACGGGGGCGCGTGCGCCTCCGTCGATGCCACCGCGCCCGGGGGTCCGGGGGCTTGACCCCGGTTTCGGGAAGGGGCGGGGCTGGGGAAACTCCACTGCTGCACCCGCAGCCCGCGCCGGGCACATGGAACCCGTTCCGCCACAAAGCCGTCTCGACCTCCGGGAGGCAACAAACATATGGAACGGCGCACACTTCTCACCTCGGCAGCGGCGATCGCAGCCACCGCAACAGCAACCGCCTGCACCGGACGCACCGACCCGGCGACGGGCAGAGGCACGGCCACGGGCAGGGCCACGACCACGGGAACGGCCGCAGCCACAGGCACCGCCACAACGACAGCCACAGGCACAGCCACGCGCACCGCCGCCACCGCCGCCACCCCCGACTGGACCGCCCTGGCCCGCGGCCTCGACGGCCCCCTCGTCCGCCCCGGCGACGCCGCCTACAAAACCGCCCGCCAGCTCTACAACACCCGCTTCGACAACCTGAAGCCCGCCGCAGTCGCCTACGTAGCCACGGAGGCGGACGTAAAGGAGTGCCTCGCCTTCGCCAGAAGGCACCGCACCCCCGTAGCCATCCGCAACGGCGGCCACTCCTACGCCGGCTGGTCCTCCGGCACCGGACGCCTCGTCATCGACGTATCGAAGCTGGCCCGCATCAAAGCGAACGGCAGCACGGCAACCATCGGCGCCGGCGCCAAGCTCATCGACGTCTACCAGGGCCTCGCCCGCAACGGCCGCCGCACCATCCCCGCAGGCTCCTGCCCCACCGTCGGCATCTCCGGCCTCACCCTCGGCGGCGGCCACGGCGTAGTCTCCCGCGCGTACGGCCTGACCTGCGACAGCCTGACCTCCGCCACCCTCATCACCGCCGCAGGCAAGCGCCTCCACTGCACCGCCACCGAGAACGCGGACCTCTTCTGGGCCCTGCGCGGCGCGGGCAACGGCAACTTCGGCGTAGTGACCGACCTGACCTTCCGCACCCACCCCGCCCCCGCTGCGGTGACCGCATTCCTCTCCTGGCCCTGGTCAAAGGCCCAGGCGGTCGTCAACGCCTGGCAGGAGTGGGGCCCGTCCCAGCCCGACGAGATCTGGTCGTCGGCGCACCTCGCCGCCGGCGCCGGCGGCCGGCAGCCCACGGTCAGCATCTCCGCGTTCTCCCTCGGCACCTACACCGACCTCCAGAACGCCGTCGACCGCCTCGCCGACAAGATCGGCACCCCGGCCCGCTCCGTCTCCCTGCGCCGCCGCACGTACCAGGAGTCGATGCTGATCTACGCCGGCTGTGCCGGTTTCACCGACGCCCAGTGCCACCTCCCCGGCACCACCCCCGGCCGCACCCCGCAGGGCGTCCTGGGCCGGGAGACCTACGCCGGCCGTTCCGACTTCTTCAACCGTTCGCTCTCGCCCGCCGGGATACGCGCCCTGCTCGCCCAGGCGGAGGCCTTCACCCGCATCCCCGTGGCCGAGGGCGGTGGCGGCGGCAGCATCGCGCTGACGGCGCTCGGCGGTGCGGTGAACCGCGTGGACCCGCTCGCGACGGCCTTCGTGCACCGCCGCTCGCGCATGCTCGCCCAGTACATCGGCTCCTGGCGGGCCGGCACCCCCGGAACGGCCCAGCAGACCTGGCTGAACAACGCCCACGGGGCCATGCGCCGCTACGCATCGGGGGCGGCGTACCAGAACTACACGGACGCGACCCTGACGGACTGGCGGAAGGCGTACTACGGCCCGGCAGCCAGCCGCCTCACCAACCTCAAGAAGCGCTACGACCCCGACAGGCTCTTCGACTTCCCCCAGGCACTCTGACTTACGTAGAGCACATCAAGAGCGTAAAGACCGTCACGCCGCGAGATCGCTGCGCTCGTCGTCCCCGGCCACCCGCTGGCCGGGGAACGAGGGCACGCCCTCCGGCTCCGCACCTGCCGAGGCCGCCCCCGCCCCCTTCGCCCGTACGAGCCAACCCACCTTCTCCGAGCGCGAGATGGCAGCCATGAGCGGCGTGAGCAGCGCCATCGAGAGCGGCGCGAGCAGCAGCGCCACGGCCGTACCGAGCGCGAACCCGCCCACGACGTCGGTCGGATAGTGCACACCCATGTACACCCGGCAGAAGCCCTCAAGCACGGCCAGCCCGATCGCGGCGAGCCCGAACTTCCGGTTGGCGATGAAGACTCCGACGCCGATCGCCATCGCCATCGTCGCGTGGTCGCTGACGAACGAATAGTCGGTCTTGCCGGCGACGAGGACCTCAAGCCCCGTGTGGTCCTTGAACGGCCGCGGCCGTTCGACAAACCCACGGATCGGAATATTGATCAGCAGCGCGATCCCCGCCGCGAGCGGCGCCCAGACGAGCCCGGCCACCGAGGTGACCGCGTCCTCGCGCCGGCGCACGCTCCACCAGCACCCGAGCGCCACCAGGACCATGCCGAGCATGATCCCGTACTCACCGATGAACTCCATGACCCGGTCGAACCAGCCGGGGGCGTCCGCCGCCAGTCCGTTGATGTCGTAGAGCAGACTGACATCGGGGTTGGCCCCATCGAGTGCGAGTCCAGCCATCTGCCGCGGCCCCTTGCCTTGTTGCCTGCTGCGCGGCACGCGCGTGTGCGTGCTGCTTCTGCGAATCCCCCGGTGGTCCGTGCCTGCTGCTGTGCGGTGGGTCAGTGCATGGTCAGTGCAGTTGTCCCCGGTTGAGGGAACGCTCCGCCCGCCCCCGCCGTTCCATTCTCCACCGAAAGATCACCATGACGTTATCGAAGAGAGATGCGTAGTCGCAGCTCAGGACAGGGTGCCAACGGTGTGTTACTACTCCGGACGCTTCGTCGGGAGCGCCTTCGCGCCATCCTCGGTGACCCGGGTGGCACCAAAATAATCCGGCGTATCGATCTTGTCGAAGCGGATGACGGCGCCGGTGAACGGCGCGTTGATCATGTACCCGCCGCCGACGTACAGCCCGACGTGCCGGATCTCGCGCGAGTTGGTGAGGTCGTCCGAGAAGAACACCAGGTCCCCGGGCAGCAGCTCGTCCCTCGAAGGATGCGGCCCGGCGTTGTACTGGTCGTTCGCCACGCGCGGCAGTTCGATCCCCACGGTCCGGTACGCCGCCTGCGTGAGCCCGGAGCAGTCGAAACGCCCGCCCTGCTCGGGCGTCCCGTTACCGCCCCACAGGTACTTCGTGCCGAGCTTCTTCTGCGCGAAGTAGATGGCTCCGGCGGCCTGCCGCGACGGCTGCACCCGCCCGACGGGCTTCGCGAAGCTCTGCTCCAGGGTGGTGATGACCTTCACATAATTCTGCGTCTCACGATACGGCGGTACGCCCCCGTACTTGATGACGGCGTACGCGCCCGCGTTGTAGGCGGCCAGCATGTTCTTGGTCTGATCCCCAGGCACTTTCTTCACATACCCGGCCAGTTCACAGTCGTACGACGCCGCTGACGGAATCGCATCCGCCGGATCCCAGATGTCCCGGTCCCCGTCCTTGTCCCCGTCCACCCCGTGGGTCGCCCACGTGCCGGGAATGAACTGCGCGATACCGCGGGCGTCCGCCGGGCTCTTGGCCTGCGGATTCCAGCCGCTCTCCTGGTACAACTGCGCGGCGAGGAGGGCCGGATTGATGGCCGGGCAGAGGTTGCCCCACTTCTGCACGAGCGGCTGATAGAGCGCGGGCACGGCCCCCTTGGCCAGCCCGACCGCCCGCCCGCCACCCGCACTGCCGGCCAGCCCCGCGGCGGCGGAGAAGGTCCCGACGACGAGCAGCGCGACAAAGCTCAGACAGAGCCCTATCCCGACCCCCGAGGCCACCCAGACTTTTCGCACCCCTCAACCCTCCCCCATGCGGTCCGGGTTCACTACCGTTTTCGCCGCGCGCCCGCCGACTCCGTTCTTCCTTCAGCCAAAACGCCGCGCCCGCCAGGGCGGCGGACGCGGCGTTGGGTTGCTTACGGATCAGAGAGCGCGCAGGGCGTCCCACGTCTGGGGACCGACGATGCCGTCGACCCGGAGACCGTTCACGTCCTGGAAGTGGACGACCCAACTCTCGGTACGGGGCCCGAAGGCGCCGTCAATTGCAAGCACATCGCTGCCGCTCCAGTAATTGATGAGGCACTGCACCTCCCGGACCCGGTTGCCGGAATCACCGCGCTGGGTCGTGGCAGTGCCGTCGTAGTAGCCGCAGTACGCGGGCGGAGCGAGCTGAACGGCTGAGACGGGAGCGGCGGCCTGTGGGGAATGGGCGACGGCGGGTGCGACGGACATGGCGAGCGCGCCGAAGACTGCGGCGGTGGCGAGGGCGACCCGATGACGTGCGAACATGAGCAACTCTCCCTATTTGAAGCCGATTTGGCCGAAGTGCCGGAGAGGTTCGTGTCCGCGAGCGGTCGCACTATGCGCATATGCCACGAGTTCGACCCGTGTGGGTGACGCGACATGTCACCCCGCTGGGTGGATCAGCTCGACCTTCGGAAAGTAGGTGCGGTATCGCGCCACGTCCCGCGCAAGCAGGCGATAGGAGCGGACAGCCGCGTGCGCACCGATGTAGAAGTCGGGCATCGGAGAGGCTTTGGCACCGCCGCGTTGCCGGTAGGTCATGAATGCCTTGCCGGCGAGAAAACCCGCCTCGTAGGGAAGCTGTTCCCGTAGGTAGTCCTCGGGCGGCAGGGCTTCGTCCAACGCCTCGATGGAGGCGTACCCGACGGACACCTCGGCGTAGACGAGCGGATTGATGACCACCTCCCCCTCGTCGCATGCCCGCGCGAGCGCTTCTTCCGACCAGTCGGCCCACTTCGGGTCATCGGTCGCGATGTCGAGGAGTACGCAGGAATCGACAAGGGTGACGGGGTGCTCGGCCGCGTTCCGGACCGCACGCAGATGCCTACTCGCCACGCAACAGCTCCATGAGCTCGTCCGTACTCAGCGCCGTTGTGGCCGTGCCGCGCAGTCGGCGCGTTGTCCGCTGCCCACGTGTGGTGCTGCCCTCCCTGCGCACTATGCGCAGCGCGCCGCCCTCCGCAACAACGTCGACCTCGTCGCCGGGCCGGATCCCGATCTGCTCCCGGAGTTCCGCAGGGATCGTCACCTGCCCCTTGCTGTTGACCCTCACAGGCCACCTCCTGTCGGAGAATTCCGCTTGTCCGCCGTAATACGCGTACCACGTAATACTACCTCCCGTCACGACAGCACACACTCCACCCAGAGCAGCTTGCCGCCCTGGCCGGGCAGGCCTGTGGCGATGGGATACGCGCCCCAGCTGTCGGCGCAGAGCTGAACGAGATGCAGACCGCGCCCGCCCTCGGCACCGTCTTCGGGCGGCCCGCCCAGCGCGCCCTCGAAGGGGGCCGGGATGTCGGGATTGGAGTCCCAGACCCCGAGCCGGAGCCGTCCTGGATCCGTGGCGCGCAGGCGAAGGGCGTACGGGCCGGTGGAGTGGAGGTGGGCGTTGGTGACGAGCTCACTGGCCAGCAGTTCGGCGGTGTCGGTCAGACGCGTCATGCCGTGCGTACGGAGTACGGCGCGGAGGGTGGAACGCGCGATACCGGGGGCACGAGGGTCGTGCGGGAGTTGAAGGGTGTACGTCCAGGCGGGCGTTACGGTGGCCATGGAAGTCTCCGATCGCGGAGGGGAGTTGAGTGGTATGGGTGCGTTGCC from Streptomyces spiramyceticus carries:
- a CDS encoding FAD-binding oxidoreductase — its product is MERRTLLTSAAAIAATATATACTGRTDPATGRGTATGRATTTGTAAATGTATTTATGTATRTAATAATPDWTALARGLDGPLVRPGDAAYKTARQLYNTRFDNLKPAAVAYVATEADVKECLAFARRHRTPVAIRNGGHSYAGWSSGTGRLVIDVSKLARIKANGSTATIGAGAKLIDVYQGLARNGRRTIPAGSCPTVGISGLTLGGGHGVVSRAYGLTCDSLTSATLITAAGKRLHCTATENADLFWALRGAGNGNFGVVTDLTFRTHPAPAAVTAFLSWPWSKAQAVVNAWQEWGPSQPDEIWSSAHLAAGAGGRQPTVSISAFSLGTYTDLQNAVDRLADKIGTPARSVSLRRRTYQESMLIYAGCAGFTDAQCHLPGTTPGRTPQGVLGRETYAGRSDFFNRSLSPAGIRALLAQAEAFTRIPVAEGGGGGSIALTALGGAVNRVDPLATAFVHRRSRMLAQYIGSWRAGTPGTAQQTWLNNAHGAMRRYASGAAYQNYTDATLTDWRKAYYGPAASRLTNLKKRYDPDRLFDFPQAL
- a CDS encoding phosphatase PAP2 family protein, which produces MAGLALDGANPDVSLLYDINGLAADAPGWFDRVMEFIGEYGIMLGMVLVALGCWWSVRRREDAVTSVAGLVWAPLAAGIALLINIPIRGFVERPRPFKDHTGLEVLVAGKTDYSFVSDHATMAMAIGVGVFIANRKFGLAAIGLAVLEGFCRVYMGVHYPTDVVGGFALGTAVALLLAPLSMALLTPLMAAISRSEKVGWLVRAKGAGAASAGAEPEGVPSFPGQRVAGDDERSDLAA
- a CDS encoding NlpC/P60 family protein, giving the protein MRKVWVASGVGIGLCLSFVALLVVGTFSAAAGLAGSAGGGRAVGLAKGAVPALYQPLVQKWGNLCPAINPALLAAQLYQESGWNPQAKSPADARGIAQFIPGTWATHGVDGDKDGDRDIWDPADAIPSAASYDCELAGYVKKVPGDQTKNMLAAYNAGAYAVIKYGGVPPYRETQNYVKVITTLEQSFAKPVGRVQPSRQAAGAIYFAQKKLGTKYLWGGNGTPEQGGRFDCSGLTQAAYRTVGIELPRVANDQYNAGPHPSRDELLPGDLVFFSDDLTNSREIRHVGLYVGGGYMINAPFTGAVIRFDKIDTPDYFGATRVTEDGAKALPTKRPE
- a CDS encoding peptidoglycan-binding domain-containing protein is translated as MFARHRVALATAAVFGALAMSVAPAVAHSPQAAAPVSAVQLAPPAYCGYYDGTATTQRGDSGNRVREVQCLINYWSGSDVLAIDGAFGPRTESWVVHFQDVNGLRVDGIVGPQTWDALRAL
- a CDS encoding type II toxin-antitoxin system VapC family toxin — its product is MASRHLRAVRNAAEHPVTLVDSCVLLDIATDDPKWADWSEEALARACDEGEVVINPLVYAEVSVGYASIEALDEALPPEDYLREQLPYEAGFLAGKAFMTYRQRGGAKASPMPDFYIGAHAAVRSYRLLARDVARYRTYFPKVELIHPAG
- a CDS encoding AbrB/MazE/SpoVT family DNA-binding domain-containing protein, with the translated sequence MRVNSKGQVTIPAELREQIGIRPGDEVDVVAEGGALRIVRREGSTTRGQRTTRRLRGTATTALSTDELMELLRGE
- a CDS encoding ATP-binding protein, with translation MATVTPAWTYTLQLPHDPRAPGIARSTLRAVLRTHGMTRLTDTAELLASELVTNAHLHSTGPYALRLRATDPGRLRLGVWDSNPDIPAPFEGALGGPPEDGAEGGRGLHLVQLCADSWGAYPIATGLPGQGGKLLWVECVLS